In a genomic window of Dehalococcoidia bacterium:
- the folP gene encoding dihydropteroate synthase — protein MDIPLKPTACRQRLFKWGERTFIMGIVNLSPDSFSGDGLSTIDAAIEQARRFVAEGADIIDVGGESTRPNSQPITIDEEITHIVPAIERLSRELSVPISVDSYKYKVVNEAIHAGANIINDVWGLKKEPRLAGLAAQHNLPIILTSNQRDNPCKGDIIAEIIADLRHSIGLCQDAGVAEENVIIDPGIGFGKTVEQNLEIIHRLAELKVLGKPILLGTSRKSFIGLTLDLPAGERLEGTAATSAIGIVNGADIIRVHDVKFMSRVAKMSDAVVRRKNNER, from the coding sequence TTGGATATACCGCTCAAGCCCACCGCCTGCCGCCAGCGCCTCTTCAAATGGGGCGAGCGCACCTTCATCATGGGCATCGTCAACCTCAGCCCGGACTCTTTCTCCGGCGACGGCCTTTCGACCATCGACGCCGCCATAGAGCAGGCCAGGCGCTTCGTGGCAGAGGGCGCCGACATCATAGACGTCGGCGGCGAGTCCACGCGCCCCAATTCCCAGCCCATAACCATAGACGAGGAGATTACCCACATTGTTCCGGCCATCGAGAGACTCAGCCGCGAGTTGAGCGTTCCCATCAGCGTGGACAGCTACAAGTATAAAGTGGTCAACGAGGCGATTCATGCAGGCGCGAACATCATCAACGATGTCTGGGGGCTCAAAAAGGAGCCGAGATTGGCCGGGCTGGCGGCGCAGCACAATCTGCCTATCATCCTCACCTCCAATCAGCGCGACAACCCGTGCAAGGGCGACATCATCGCCGAAATTATCGCCGACCTCAGGCACAGCATCGGGCTGTGCCAGGATGCCGGAGTAGCTGAAGAAAACGTAATCATCGACCCCGGCATCGGCTTCGGCAAAACAGTAGAACAGAACCTCGAAATAATCCATCGCCTGGCAGAGCTGAAGGTGCTGGGAAAACCCATCCTGCTGGGCACCTCGCGCAAGTCATTCATCGGGCTGACGCTCGATTTACCCGCCGGAGAGCGTCTCGAAGGCACGGCGGCCACCAGTGCCATCGGCATAGTGAACGGGGCCGATATCATCCGCGTCCACGACGTTAAATTCATGTCGCGCGTGGCTAAAATGAGCGATGCAGTCGTGAGGAGGAAAAACAATGAACGCTGA
- the queD gene encoding 6-carboxytetrahydropterin synthase QueD has translation MYQITVEQHFDAAHALRGYQGKCENLHGHRFRVVARLRTSKLNEIGLAFDFRELKAKLNEVLERFDHTHLNEVAPFNTINPSSENIAATIYAELQKKLPGVKLYSIAVWESPDASAEYRPSIQLLRSEGGDPGLSA, from the coding sequence ATGTACCAGATAACGGTTGAGCAGCACTTCGACGCGGCGCACGCGCTAAGAGGGTATCAGGGCAAGTGCGAGAACCTGCACGGCCACCGTTTCCGCGTGGTGGCTCGGCTGCGCACCTCCAAACTGAATGAGATAGGCCTGGCGTTCGACTTCCGCGAACTGAAGGCGAAATTGAACGAGGTGCTGGAGCGCTTCGACCATACCCACCTGAACGAGGTGGCGCCCTTCAACACCATCAACCCGTCATCGGAGAATATCGCGGCGACAATCTACGCCGAGCTTCAGAAAAAGCTGCCGGGCGTCAAGCTTTACTCCATCGCGGTTTGGGAATCGCCGGATGCCTCGGCGGAGTACAGGCCGTCCATACAGTTGCTGCGGAGCGAAGGCGGCGACCCCGGCCTGTCAGCTTGA
- the rplU gene encoding 50S ribosomal protein L21, with product MYAIIETGGKQYKVSPGESLKVESLEVAEGGTIELDRVLAISDGDKLVWGKPLIEGAKVSCTSKGDGRGVKVFGMKYKAKTRYSRKIGHRQSFTELTIDSISGPGIMAEKPRKAAKAEKTEETAVAAGTEKPAAKPRRRAVKAEEPAVAAEKPAAKPRRTTKKEEK from the coding sequence ATTTACGCCATAATTGAAACCGGGGGTAAACAATATAAGGTCAGCCCGGGCGAGAGCCTGAAGGTTGAGTCTCTGGAAGTCGCCGAGGGCGGCACCATCGAGCTCGACCGCGTGCTGGCTATCAGCGACGGCGACAAGCTCGTTTGGGGCAAACCCCTCATCGAGGGCGCCAAAGTTTCGTGCACATCCAAAGGCGACGGACGCGGCGTCAAGGTCTTCGGCATGAAGTACAAGGCCAAGACGCGCTACAGCCGAAAAATCGGCCACAGACAATCCTTTACCGAGCTCACTATCGATAGCATCAGCGGGCCAGGCATAATGGCCGAAAAACCCAGGAAGGCTGCCAAAGCCGAAAAGACAGAGGAGACCGCGGTAGCCGCAGGGACTGAGAAGCCAGCGGCAAAGCCCCGCCGGCGCGCGGTGAAAGCCGAGGAGCCCGCCGTAGCTGCCGAGAAACCGGCCGCCAAGCCCCGCCGCACCACCAAGA
- a CDS encoding carbon monoxide dehydrogenase gives MSVSNIAAEIPVLPTSPFLTWKNRWDHIQARWRWKRGEHKVIPGLYAIGNPTPDSPVFISANYTLSFDALRTSLTGIDAYILVLNTFGINVWCAAGKHTFGTEELVERIDTSELARVVRHRTVILPQLGAPGVAAHKVKKQSGFKVEYGPVRARDLPEYLKTHKATPEMRLVRFGILDRLILAPVELLGYFLYLVIAAVALYFWGGWTGSLLAVLAIAGGAVLFPLLLPWLPTKDFSTKGWSLGLVVTLAVVLMNTLWLKADISTTHRVMNVASNMLIWPTVVAFIALNFTGSSTFTSRSGVKAEMRSYIRPMAVSFILGIILNIIARFL, from the coding sequence ATGTCTGTTAGCAATATTGCCGCCGAAATCCCCGTCCTCCCCACCTCCCCATTCCTCACGTGGAAAAACCGCTGGGACCATATCCAGGCGCGCTGGAGGTGGAAGCGCGGCGAACATAAAGTAATTCCGGGGCTCTACGCTATTGGCAATCCGACGCCCGATTCCCCCGTTTTTATCAGCGCCAACTATACGCTCAGCTTCGACGCGCTGCGCACATCTCTGACAGGGATAGACGCTTATATACTCGTGCTGAACACCTTCGGCATCAATGTCTGGTGCGCCGCCGGCAAGCACACCTTCGGCACCGAGGAACTGGTGGAGCGCATAGACACCTCCGAGCTTGCGAGGGTAGTGAGGCACCGCACCGTCATCCTGCCGCAGCTTGGAGCGCCGGGCGTGGCAGCCCATAAAGTCAAGAAACAGTCAGGCTTCAAGGTGGAATACGGCCCGGTGCGGGCTCGCGACCTGCCGGAGTACCTCAAGACGCATAAAGCCACCCCCGAGATGCGCCTGGTGCGCTTCGGCATTCTCGACCGCCTGATACTGGCGCCCGTGGAACTGCTGGGATACTTCCTGTACCTGGTAATCGCGGCAGTCGCCCTCTATTTCTGGGGCGGCTGGACGGGGTCGCTGCTGGCGGTGCTTGCCATCGCAGGAGGAGCCGTGCTTTTCCCCCTGCTGCTGCCCTGGCTGCCCACCAAGGATTTCAGTACCAAGGGCTGGAGCCTGGGGCTGGTGGTGACACTCGCCGTTGTACTGATGAACACGCTATGGCTGAAAGCAGACATCTCGACTACTCACAGGGTCATGAATGTAGCGAGCAACATGCTCATCTGGCCGACGGTGGTGGCCTTCATTGCCCTCAACTTCACCGGGTCGAGTACTTTCACCTCGCGCAGCGGCGTTAAGGCCGAGATGCGCAGCTATATCCGCCCCATGGCCGTCTCTTTCATCCTGGGCATCATTCTGAATATCATCGCGAGGTTCCTCTAG
- the folK gene encoding 2-amino-4-hydroxy-6-hydroxymethyldihydropteridine diphosphokinase, with the protein MNAEPVSVYLSLGSNVGDRKRNLDRAISFLSERLRIEEISSVYDTTPEDNPDQPRFLNLVAHAYTTLEPTGLLALLKGIESKLGRVPSARYSPRPMDIDILFYGKQVINTPTLTIPHTRIPERAFVLVPLNEIAPELVHPVSGKPVKQMLAELKRGVQGVFKFVQPGESGTAEAVKEEVKDNVPDNG; encoded by the coding sequence ATGAACGCTGAGCCGGTCTCGGTCTATCTATCTTTAGGTTCCAACGTGGGCGACCGCAAGCGGAATCTGGACAGAGCCATCAGCTTCCTGTCGGAGCGGTTGCGTATCGAGGAGATTTCATCCGTCTACGACACCACACCCGAAGACAATCCCGACCAGCCGCGCTTCCTGAATCTGGTGGCGCACGCCTACACCACGCTCGAACCCACAGGTCTGCTGGCGCTGCTCAAAGGCATAGAATCCAAGCTGGGACGCGTGCCAAGTGCGCGCTACAGCCCCCGTCCCATGGACATAGACATCCTCTTTTACGGGAAACAGGTCATCAACACCCCCACCCTCACCATTCCCCACACCCGCATCCCCGAGCGAGCCTTTGTGCTGGTGCCGCTTAATGAGATAGCGCCGGAACTGGTTCACCCGGTAAGCGGCAAGCCGGTAAAGCAGATGCTGGCGGAGCTCAAGCGCGGCGTGCAGGGGGTTTTCAAATTCGTGCAGCCGGGCGAAAGCGGAACGGCGGAAGCCGTCAAAGAAGAGGTGAAAGACAATGTACCAGATAACGGTTGA
- a CDS encoding ferredoxin family protein produces MFNSYKVNTLQYVPELCIGCAMCWEVCPHGVFAEGKEAQLVNQEACMECGACALNCPTNAIAVQSGVGCAAAMIQAALKGKSLDSGECC; encoded by the coding sequence GTGTTCAACTCGTATAAAGTCAATACTCTACAGTACGTCCCCGAGCTCTGCATCGGCTGCGCCATGTGCTGGGAGGTCTGCCCGCACGGCGTCTTCGCCGAGGGTAAAGAGGCACAACTCGTCAATCAGGAGGCCTGCATGGAGTGCGGCGCCTGCGCCCTCAACTGCCCGACCAATGCCATCGCCGTGCAGAGCGGCGTGGGCTGCGCCGCCGCCATGATTCAAGCCGCTCTCAAAGGCAAAAGCCTCGATTCCGGCGAGTGCTGCTAG
- a CDS encoding toxin-antitoxin system HicB family antitoxin, with amino-acid sequence MKAKNINYYMSLPYHTILEQWDDGRGPYWVARVAELPHCMIHGDTPQDAVSELEGVRRDWLESNLKRGIKIPEPVSRKYSGQISLRIPPSLHRLISNRATSEDVSLNQFMTSALAQAVSYPEPPAVSSARRRKSAQKQTA; translated from the coding sequence ATGAAAGCTAAGAATATTAATTACTACATGAGCCTGCCCTATCACACTATTTTGGAACAGTGGGACGACGGGCGCGGGCCTTACTGGGTGGCGCGGGTAGCTGAATTGCCTCACTGCATGATTCACGGCGATACCCCGCAGGACGCGGTCTCCGAGCTTGAAGGAGTAAGAAGGGATTGGCTAGAGTCCAATCTAAAACGAGGGATCAAAATACCCGAACCGGTCTCGCGCAAGTATAGCGGGCAAATAAGCCTCAGAATCCCGCCGTCGTTGCATCGTCTTATCTCCAACCGCGCGACTTCGGAAGACGTCAGCCTGAACCAGTTTATGACTTCAGCGCTGGCTCAGGCGGTGAGCTATCCGGAGCCACCTGCTGTCTCGTCCGCAAGACGCAGAAAAAGCGCTCAGAAACAGACTGCCTGA